One genomic segment of Ictalurus punctatus breed USDA103 chromosome 12, Coco_2.0, whole genome shotgun sequence includes these proteins:
- the LOC128634087 gene encoding endonuclease domain-containing 1 protein isoform X1, with the protein MKLLALVLLLSTFSSLTLTEVVNFKQFCPSFFIRNPGKIGDIIIPTIFRGHQYKTICQRWKNTYRFATVYDTVRRIPVYSAYTFLEQGNTSRSEEWKIEPQLEDIEEYKEKKEMMDSPREAGNIINQAVHSDYTGSGYTRGHVFPRSYAANQHQADSTFTLTNIAPQTQNSNGAWEQQVETPMRTEIKNICRLDQNHLAYIVTGAVPGKNWTKITRGKNNYEKGINIPSHFWSAFCCTGKNDHKKLISKAYIAELENFNVRTPTIDNLNKRLTDLYGQDFSVFPGLSV; encoded by the exons ATGAAGCTCCTCGCTCTGGTGCTCCTGCTCTCCACTTTCTCCTCACTGACCCTGACGGAGGTTGTCAATTTTAAACAATTCTGTCCTTCATTCTTCATCCGAAACCCGGGAAAAATAGGTGACATCATCATCCCCACTATCTTCCGTGGCCATCAGTATAAGACGATTTGTCAGCGCTGGAAAAACACATACAGATTTGCCACCGTGTATGACACTGTGAGGAGGATCCCTGTTTACTCGGCCTACACGTTCTTAGAGCAAGGGAACACTAGCCGCAGTGAGGAATGGAAAATTGAACCTCAG CTTGAAGATATCGAAGAAtataaggaaaagaaagagatgaTGGATTCCCCGAGAGAAGCGGGAAACATAATTAACCAGGCTGTGCACTCAGATTATACAGGCAGTGGGTATACTCGAGGTCATGTGTTTCCACGTAGCTATGCTGCTAATCAGCATCAAGCAGATTCCACCTTCACTTTAACCAATATAgcaccacaaacacaaaacagcaacGGGGCGTGGGAACAGCAAGTGGAGACACCGATGCGTACTGAAATAAAGAACATTTGCAGGCTAGACCAAAATCACCTGGCGTACATTGTGACCGGGGCCGTTCCAGGGAAAAATTGGACAAAGATAACAAGAGGCAAAAACAATTATGAAAAAGGAATTAATATCCCCAGTCATTTTTGGAGCGCTTTCTGTTGCACCGGTAAAAATGATCATAAGAAACTCATATCGAAGGCCTACATCGCTGAGCTAGAGAACTTTAATGTCCGGACGCCCACCATTGACAACCTGAATAAACGACTCACAGACTTGTATGGTCAGGATTTCAGTGTGTTTCCAGGATTATCAGTTTAG
- the LOC128634086 gene encoding endonuclease domain-containing 1 protein, translating into MKLLALVLLLSAFSSLALSEVVKGFDRSRCSEFFIRSPNKKTIITPTVFKGHQFKQICQFWNSKYRFATLYDTERRIPVYSAYTFSGQKESMNLSLSKNIRNEEWKNEPQLENNKNSPDMKKISDAEMNEFVHQAVDRDYKESGKYTNIAYTRGHVFPRQYAADEDQADSTFTFTNVAPQTQHSNGKWAKQVETPMMKDIETKCTPNRTKPAYIVTGVVPGNKWIAITRIEKNKPKTFDKGVNIPSYYWTAFCCDINKKERFSKAYLSRQNEPNYKTYELSEMSVDLLNEHLSTLYKQDFSVFGGLCKTSYRPSSFPLVL; encoded by the exons ATGAAGCTCCTCGCTCTGGTGCTCCTGCTCTCTGCTTTCTCCTCACTGGCTCTGTCAGAAGTTGTGAAGggttttgacaggtctaggtgtTCTGAGTTCTTCATCCGAAGCCCGAATAAAAAAACCATCATCACCCCGACTGTTTTCAAGGGGCATCAGTTTAagcagatttgtcagttctggAACAGCAAATACAGATTTGCAACACTCTATGACACAGAGCGGAGGATCCCCGTCTACTCAGCCTACACATTCTCTGGTCAAAAAGAGTCCATGAATCTGTCTCTTTCTAAAAATATCCGAAATGAAGAGTGGAAAAATGAGCCTCAG CTGGAAAACAATAAGAACAGTCCAGACATGAAGAAGATCTCTGATGCTGAGATGAACGAGTTTGTTCACCAGGCTGTGGACAGAGACTATAAAGAGAGCGGAAAATATACTAATATCGCTTATACTAGAGGTCACGTGTTTCCACGTCAGTATGCTGCTGATGAGGATCAGGCAGATTCCACCTTCACGTTTACCAATGTAGCACCACAAACACAACATAGCAATGGCAAATGGGCAAAACAAGTAGAGACACCAATGATGAAAGACATAGAGACCAAGTGCACGCCAAATCGTACAAAACCAGCCTATATAGTGACTGGAGTGGTTCCAGGAAATAAATGGATAGCCATAACaagaattgaaaaaaataaacctaaaaCATTTGACAAAGGTGTTAACATTCCCAGTTATTACTGGACTGCTTTCTGTTGTGACAtcaataagaaagaaagattttCGAAGGCCTACCTCTCTCGGCAAAATGAACCAAACTACAAGACTTATGAATTAAGTGAGATGAGTGTTGATTTGCTGAATGAACACCTCAGCACATtgtataaacaagatttcagtgTTTTTGGCGGTTTGTGTAAGACTTCATACCGTCCGAGCTCATTCCCTCTAGTTCTCTAG
- the LOC128634087 gene encoding endonuclease domain-containing 1 protein isoform X2 — MKLLALVLLLSTFSSLTLTEVVNFKQFCPSFFIRNPGKIGDIIIPTIFRGHQYKTICQRWKNTYRFATVYDTVRRIPVYSAYTFLEQGNTSRSEEWKIEPQLEDINEYKNKKEMMDSPRDLKTVGNIINQAVDLDYGKSVYTRGHVFPHSYAANQDQANSTFTLTNIAPQTQNSNGAWEQQVEEPMRTENKEHLQARPKAPGVHCDRGRSRE; from the exons ATGAAGCTCCTCGCTCTGGTGCTCCTGCTCTCCACTTTCTCCTCACTGACCCTGACGGAGGTTGTCAATTTTAAACAATTCTGTCCTTCATTCTTCATCCGAAACCCGGGAAAAATAGGTGACATCATCATCCCCACTATCTTCCGTGGCCATCAGTATAAGACGATTTGTCAGCGCTGGAAAAACACATACAGATTTGCCACCGTGTATGACACTGTGAGGAGGATCCCTGTTTACTCGGCCTACACGTTCTTAGAGCAAGGGAACACTAGCCGCAGTGAGGAATGGAAAATTGAACCTCAG CTTGAAGATATCAACGAatataaaaacaagaaagagaTGATGGATTCCCCGAGAGACCTGAAAACTGTGGGAAACATAATTAACCAGGCTGTGGACTTAGATTATGGAAAGAGTGTGTATACTCGAGGTCATGTGTTTCCACATAGCTATGCTGCTAATCAGGATCAAGCAAATTCCACCTTCACTTTAACCAATATAgcaccacaaacacaaaacagcaacGGGGCGTGGGAACAGCAAGTGGAGGAACCGATGCGTACTGAAAATAAAGAACATTTGCAGGCTAGACCAAAAGCACCTGGCGTACATTGTGACCGGGGTCGTTCCAGGGAATAA